From a region of the Daphnia magna isolate NIES linkage group LG1, ASM2063170v1.1, whole genome shotgun sequence genome:
- the LOC116936395 gene encoding platelet-derived growth factor receptor alpha isoform X2, giving the protein MDLGQWHFLLFILVVAGCIYSLPVSPSIIQPDLSSNGKDQIEFQEFNNSSSLGAHNGGLNLTVSVVLSARDPSEFSSLPSDPVANKRLKLVIRWLHPTTGEPPEGYNVEVRPLIPSTRSTGDTSSCTEHFTDFFHHVEYSETPSIEIGSGTKKGDHLVQFGCSYAVSVQASPIIPPDRPLFVNITVPDCVEGVCRCSSRPRLPKPEELATHEITTASGLDDERSYLVSWSYLASLRDATDTTLVARVERAENVLGLGPVFRKVREYRHNVVPGLNLFQQPIHHLEMHSNYRIRIVAYDSHHCEGHIAEVYVNRDVKLEKDPSLHKETMVSAAVLGIIFLAVTALVIALSWRRFLRRLHLMAATAAAGNHTPARYSRSPQNFHRDSRRTTLLTNGSSSTCQHLMNVLHADRESEEPRHHLLGNNKIVDDYEIDPSQVKLGVEIGKGAFGRVHLATVENLPGLPGPTLVAVKQMKKKVGLDERDDFLAEIAMMKRVGRHENIVVMLACVTLTQPYSMVLEYVPYGDLLHYLRTLRTVYHQSKVWSVDNKVQHHPDTVSASIGGSSSSVALLPRKSATHSTSDSSKSYHLNHIFTSMSSQSTGSSHSSSSYVIPNYYRGLLKAFPTSRTIDTEELHDFARQIARGMEHLELKGITHRDLAARNLLVSEGRVLKISDFGLSRHGVYVNTRKRMLPLRWLALESMTDNLYSSLSDVWAFGVVLWEICTLGGFPYANISDAQLMTYLLSGNRLMRPDNVSEKLYEVMLKCWSANPDDRPTFRELRCSLEDFEAHHENYVDFSCSSSSQAHALPPTEEEITII; this is encoded by the exons ATGGATTTAGGGCAATGGCATTTCCTGCTATTTATCCTCGTCGTTGCCGGTTGCATCTACTCGTTACCGGTTTCACCTTCGATTATTCAGCCAGATCTTTCATCCAAT GGAAAGGACCAAATCGAATTCCAGGAGTTCAACAACTCTTCTTCCCTAG GTGCCCACAACGGTGGGTTGAATCTGACGGTTTCGGTTGTGTTATCTGCCAGAGATCCGTCTGAATTTTCCTCCCTTCCATCAGATCCGGTGGCAAACAAACGTCTCAAACTAGTGATACGATGGCTTCATCCGACAACCG GAGAACCACCCGAGGGATACAATGTGGAGGTAAGGCCATTGATTCCATCTACTCGTTCGACGGGCGACACGTCGTCGTGCACCGAACACTTTACGGATTTCTTTCATCACGTAGAGTACAGC GAAACGCCATCCATCGAAATCGGAAGTGGGACGAAGAAAGGAGATCATCTGGTCCAGTTTGGATGCTCTTACGCCGTCAGTGTCCAAGCATCACCCATAATTCCTCCTGATCGCCCACTCTTTGTCAACATTACCGTCCCAG ATTGCGTGGAGGGAGTCTGTCGGTGCAGTTCACGTCCGCGTTTGCCGAAACCGGAAGAATTGGCCACACACGAGATCACCACGGCTTCCGGACTCGATGACGAACGTAGCTATCTTGTTTCATGGTCGTATCTAGCCTCATTGCGGGATGCCACTGACACCACTTTGGTTGCACGAGTGGAACGAGCGGAAAATGTCCTTGGCCTCGGACCTGTTTTCCGGAAAGTCAGAGAATACAGGCACAATGTTGTACCGGGTCTCAACCTTTTCCAGCAGCCGATTCATCATTTAGAGATGCATTCCAATTACCGTATCCGTATCGTCGCCTACGACTCGCACCACTGCGAGGGCCACATAGCTGAAGTTTACGTGAACA GAGATGTGAAGTTAGAAAAAGATCCTAGCTTGCACAAG GAAACTATGGTGAGCGCAGCCGTCCTCGGCATTATTTTCTTGGCCGTCACAGCTCTCGTTATTGCACTCAGTTGGAGACGCTTTCTTCGACGATTACACCTTATGGCGGCGACTGCTGCAGCAGGCAATCACACCCCGGCGCGTTACTCTCGCTCTCCTCAAAATTTTCACAg GGACAGCCGACGCACGACTTTGCTAACTAATGGCTCCAGTAGTACCTGCCAACATTTGATGAACGTCCTGCACGCGGATAGAGAGTCGGAA GAACCACGTCATCATTTACTTGGAAATAACAAAATCGTAGATGACTATGAAATTGATCCTAGCCAAGTGAAGCTAGGGGTAGAAATCGGAAAAGGAGCGTTTGGTCGCGTTCACCTGGCAACAGTCGAAAACCTACCCGGCCTTCCTGGTCCGACTCTTGTTGCCGTCAAGCAAATGAAAA AGAAAGTTGGTTTGGATGAAAGGGACGATTTTCTGGCTGAAATTGCTATGATGAAACGCGTGGGTAGACACGAAAACATTGTCGTTATGCTGGCATGTGTTACCCTTACCCAGCCGTATTCGATGGTCCTAGAATACGTTCCATACGGGGATTTGCTCCATTATCTAAGAACTTTGAGAACAGTTTATCACCAATCAAAAG TGTGGTCGGTTGACAATAAAGTCCAACATCATCCGGATACCGTATCGGCCAGCATAGGAGGATCAAGTTCATCGGTGGCCTTGCTACCGAGAAAGTCAGCTACGCACAGCACATCAGACAGTTCAAAATCCTATCATCTGAATCACATTTTCACTTCGATGAGCTCGCAATCAACTGG TTCATCGCACTCGTCTTCGTCTTATGTTATACCGAACTATTATCGGGGCTTGTTGAAAGCGTTCCCAACGAGCAGAACAATAGACACTGAGGAATTACATGATTTCGCCCGGCAAATTGCACGGGGCATGGAACATTTGGAGTTGAAGGGAATTACGCATCG AGATCTAGCTGCTCGCAATTTGTTGGTCAGTGAAGGCCGTGTGCTGAAAATTTCTGATTTTGGACTATCACGCCACGGTGTATACGTAAACACGCGGAAAAGAATGCTTCCACTTCGCTGGCTAGCTCTTGAATCCATGACGGATAATTTGTATTCTTCGTTGAGCGACGTCTGGGCCTTCGGCGTGGTACTGTGGGAAATTTGCACGCTAG GTGGATTCCCTTATGCCAATATCTCCGATGCACAACTGATGACGTATCTGCTGTCTGGCAATCGGTTAATGAGGCCAGATAATGTCTCCGAAAAACT TTACGAAGTGATGCTGAAATGTTGGAGCGCAAATCCTGATGACCGTCCCACATTCCGTGAGCTCCGTTGCTCGCTGGAAGACTTTGAAGCCCATCATGAAAATTACGTGGATTTTAGTTGCTCGTCCAGCTCGCAGGCTCACGCCCTTCCACCCACTGAGGAAGAAATTacaataatttaa
- the LOC116936394 gene encoding U-scoloptoxin(05)-Sa1a isoform X1, protein MKLATSTGYMFAIILQLSLFSLAIAESLSCYQCSSEDEYTCGEFFDPKFTDVSVTECPLSDAKYCIKTTGIFSGNLGAKRFCSERFLDNYCTYVRRPGDQREYRSCVYTCTGDGCNSSTGLTPTKLIQMSALLLLTATAMTSHRL, encoded by the exons ATGAAACTAGCTACCTCAACTGGGTACATGTTTGCAATAATTCTACAACTGAGTCTCTTTTCGTTAG CCATAGCCGAATCTCTCAGTTGCTACCAGTGTTCGTCAGAAGACGAATACACTTGCGGAGAGTTTTTTGACCCGAAATTCACTGATGTCAGTGTGACGGAATGTCCACTTTCAGATGCAAAGTATTGCATCAAAACGACTGGAATTTTTTCGG GCAATCTCGGAGCAAAACGTTTCTGTTCCGAACGTTTCCTGGACAACTACTGCACTTATGTTCGGAGGCCAGGCGACCAACGCGAGTACCGCTCGTGCGTCTATACGTGCACGGGTGACGGATGCAACAGCTCAACTGGATTAACTCCAACGAAGCTCATCCAGATGTCGGCACTCTTACTATTGACTGCCACAGCCATGACATCTCATCGGCTATAA
- the LOC116936394 gene encoding omega-scoloptoxin(05)-Ssm1a isoform X2, translating into MKLATSTGYMFAIILQLSLFSLVSSLSCYQCDSAVDIRCSEDLTSRDLLRSLPCNTLSEPRYCVKMTGIFGGNLGAKRFCSERFLDNYCTYVRRPGDQREYRSCVYTCTGDGCNSSTGLTPTKLIQMSALLLLTATAMTSHRL; encoded by the exons ATGAAACTAGCTACCTCAACTGGGTACATGTTTGCAATAATTCTACAACTGAGTCTCTTTTCGTTAG TTAGTAGCTTGTCATGCTACCAGTGTGACTCAGCTGTAGACATCCGCTGCAGTGAAGACCTGACCAGTAGAGATCTTCTACGCTCTTTGCCATGTAACACATTATCAGAACCTAGATATTGTGTCAAGATGACAGGCATTTTTGGAG GCAATCTCGGAGCAAAACGTTTCTGTTCCGAACGTTTCCTGGACAACTACTGCACTTATGTTCGGAGGCCAGGCGACCAACGCGAGTACCGCTCGTGCGTCTATACGTGCACGGGTGACGGATGCAACAGCTCAACTGGATTAACTCCAACGAAGCTCATCCAGATGTCGGCACTCTTACTATTGACTGCCACAGCCATGACATCTCATCGGCTATAA
- the LOC116936395 gene encoding uncharacterized protein LOC116936395 isoform X1: MDLGQWHFLLFILVVAGCIYSLPVSPSIIQPDLSSNGKDQIEFQEFNNSSSLGAHNGGLNLTVSVVLSARDPSEFSSLPSDPVANKRLKLVIRWLHPTTGEPPEGYNVEVRPLIPSTRSTGDTSSCTEHFTDFFHHVEYSETPSIEIGSGTKKGDHLVQFGCSYAVSVQASPIIPPDRPLFVNITVPDCVEGVCRCSSRPRLPKPEELATHEITTASGLDDERSYLVSWSYLASLRDATDTTLVARVERAENVLGLGPVFRKVREYRHNVVPGLNLFQQPIHHLEMHSNYRIRIVAYDSHHCEGHIAEVYVNRDVKLEKDPSLHKVYPLHVLEGETYVRHDFPYSAFSIVETMVSAAVLGIIFLAVTALVIALSWRRFLRRLHLMAATAAAGNHTPARYSRSPQNFHRDSRRTTLLTNGSSSTCQHLMNVLHADRESEEPRHHLLGNNKIVDDYEIDPSQVKLGVEIGKGAFGRVHLATVENLPGLPGPTLVAVKQMKKKVGLDERDDFLAEIAMMKRVGRHENIVVMLACVTLTQPYSMVLEYVPYGDLLHYLRTLRTVYHQSKVWSVDNKVQHHPDTVSASIGGSSSSVALLPRKSATHSTSDSSKSYHLNHIFTSMSSQSTGSSHSSSSYVIPNYYRGLLKAFPTSRTIDTEELHDFARQIARGMEHLELKGITHRDLAARNLLVSEGRVLKISDFGLSRHGVYVNTRKRMLPLRWLALESMTDNLYSSLSDVWAFGVVLWEICTLGGFPYANISDAQLMTYLLSGNRLMRPDNVSEKLYEVMLKCWSANPDDRPTFRELRCSLEDFEAHHENYVDFSCSSSSQAHALPPTEEEITII, from the exons ATGGATTTAGGGCAATGGCATTTCCTGCTATTTATCCTCGTCGTTGCCGGTTGCATCTACTCGTTACCGGTTTCACCTTCGATTATTCAGCCAGATCTTTCATCCAAT GGAAAGGACCAAATCGAATTCCAGGAGTTCAACAACTCTTCTTCCCTAG GTGCCCACAACGGTGGGTTGAATCTGACGGTTTCGGTTGTGTTATCTGCCAGAGATCCGTCTGAATTTTCCTCCCTTCCATCAGATCCGGTGGCAAACAAACGTCTCAAACTAGTGATACGATGGCTTCATCCGACAACCG GAGAACCACCCGAGGGATACAATGTGGAGGTAAGGCCATTGATTCCATCTACTCGTTCGACGGGCGACACGTCGTCGTGCACCGAACACTTTACGGATTTCTTTCATCACGTAGAGTACAGC GAAACGCCATCCATCGAAATCGGAAGTGGGACGAAGAAAGGAGATCATCTGGTCCAGTTTGGATGCTCTTACGCCGTCAGTGTCCAAGCATCACCCATAATTCCTCCTGATCGCCCACTCTTTGTCAACATTACCGTCCCAG ATTGCGTGGAGGGAGTCTGTCGGTGCAGTTCACGTCCGCGTTTGCCGAAACCGGAAGAATTGGCCACACACGAGATCACCACGGCTTCCGGACTCGATGACGAACGTAGCTATCTTGTTTCATGGTCGTATCTAGCCTCATTGCGGGATGCCACTGACACCACTTTGGTTGCACGAGTGGAACGAGCGGAAAATGTCCTTGGCCTCGGACCTGTTTTCCGGAAAGTCAGAGAATACAGGCACAATGTTGTACCGGGTCTCAACCTTTTCCAGCAGCCGATTCATCATTTAGAGATGCATTCCAATTACCGTATCCGTATCGTCGCCTACGACTCGCACCACTGCGAGGGCCACATAGCTGAAGTTTACGTGAACA GAGATGTGAAGTTAGAAAAAGATCCTAGCTTGCACAAGGTATATCCATTACATGTACTAGAAGGCGAAACGTACGTCAGGCACGATTTTCCATATTCAGCTTTCAGCATTGtt GAAACTATGGTGAGCGCAGCCGTCCTCGGCATTATTTTCTTGGCCGTCACAGCTCTCGTTATTGCACTCAGTTGGAGACGCTTTCTTCGACGATTACACCTTATGGCGGCGACTGCTGCAGCAGGCAATCACACCCCGGCGCGTTACTCTCGCTCTCCTCAAAATTTTCACAg GGACAGCCGACGCACGACTTTGCTAACTAATGGCTCCAGTAGTACCTGCCAACATTTGATGAACGTCCTGCACGCGGATAGAGAGTCGGAA GAACCACGTCATCATTTACTTGGAAATAACAAAATCGTAGATGACTATGAAATTGATCCTAGCCAAGTGAAGCTAGGGGTAGAAATCGGAAAAGGAGCGTTTGGTCGCGTTCACCTGGCAACAGTCGAAAACCTACCCGGCCTTCCTGGTCCGACTCTTGTTGCCGTCAAGCAAATGAAAA AGAAAGTTGGTTTGGATGAAAGGGACGATTTTCTGGCTGAAATTGCTATGATGAAACGCGTGGGTAGACACGAAAACATTGTCGTTATGCTGGCATGTGTTACCCTTACCCAGCCGTATTCGATGGTCCTAGAATACGTTCCATACGGGGATTTGCTCCATTATCTAAGAACTTTGAGAACAGTTTATCACCAATCAAAAG TGTGGTCGGTTGACAATAAAGTCCAACATCATCCGGATACCGTATCGGCCAGCATAGGAGGATCAAGTTCATCGGTGGCCTTGCTACCGAGAAAGTCAGCTACGCACAGCACATCAGACAGTTCAAAATCCTATCATCTGAATCACATTTTCACTTCGATGAGCTCGCAATCAACTGG TTCATCGCACTCGTCTTCGTCTTATGTTATACCGAACTATTATCGGGGCTTGTTGAAAGCGTTCCCAACGAGCAGAACAATAGACACTGAGGAATTACATGATTTCGCCCGGCAAATTGCACGGGGCATGGAACATTTGGAGTTGAAGGGAATTACGCATCG AGATCTAGCTGCTCGCAATTTGTTGGTCAGTGAAGGCCGTGTGCTGAAAATTTCTGATTTTGGACTATCACGCCACGGTGTATACGTAAACACGCGGAAAAGAATGCTTCCACTTCGCTGGCTAGCTCTTGAATCCATGACGGATAATTTGTATTCTTCGTTGAGCGACGTCTGGGCCTTCGGCGTGGTACTGTGGGAAATTTGCACGCTAG GTGGATTCCCTTATGCCAATATCTCCGATGCACAACTGATGACGTATCTGCTGTCTGGCAATCGGTTAATGAGGCCAGATAATGTCTCCGAAAAACT TTACGAAGTGATGCTGAAATGTTGGAGCGCAAATCCTGATGACCGTCCCACATTCCGTGAGCTCCGTTGCTCGCTGGAAGACTTTGAAGCCCATCATGAAAATTACGTGGATTTTAGTTGCTCGTCCAGCTCGCAGGCTCACGCCCTTCCACCCACTGAGGAAGAAATTacaataatttaa